The Populus alba chromosome 4, ASM523922v2, whole genome shotgun sequence genome contains a region encoding:
- the LOC140955513 gene encoding uncharacterized protein: MAGRIITSVKEDIHPCVRWTALYTIKQFSKNLKPEFQDQYRDQVLPALTKAMDDFNYPRVQVQAYSALFEFTSNCTPSILNPYLKEIVTKLLKELREEKHMIKGETLKVLSAVAYSSQDQFAEYYSTGMPYLKVIMMTAKKELDHNLLANSVDCITMVWMNVGKEKIRDDTDMAWSRLGKCLGKEFKPYMRVSIPRLLWSAKIGSYVLVPENPDNVDESDGSMRAMILGERKIWIKTKVLEEKVAACKGLYLLADELKEGLSVWIEEVAQTLVPFLNFQLNEEIRRVAASGIYTSMFHEKEGRILQVKTNAQDRLQIS; this comes from the exons ATGGCAGGAAGAATTATAACAAGTGTCAAAGAAGACATACACCCTTGTGTGCGTTGGACAGCTTTATATACAATTAAACAATTTTCCAAGAATTTGAAACCTGAATTTCAAGACCAGTATCGAGACCAAGTTCTTCCAGCATTAACGAAAGCCATGGATGATTTCAATTATCCCCGCGTTCAG GTGCAAGCTTATTCAGCATTGTTTGAATTCACCTCGAACTGCACTCCAAGTATTCTAAATCCTTACCTGAAAGAAATTGTCACCAAATTGCTCAAAGAATTAAGG GAAGAAAAGCACATGATAAAGGGTGAAACTTTGAAAGTATTGTCAGCAGTTGCTTATTCATCACAG GATCAGTTTGCAGAGTATTACAGTACTGGCATGCCTTACCTTAAGGTTATAATGATGACTGCGAAAAAAGAACTTGATCACAATCTTCTTGCCAATTCCGTGGATTGCATCACTATGGTTTGGATGAATGTAGGAAAGGAGAAGATCAGAGATGATACTGATATG GCATGGTCCAGACTGGGGAAATGCTTGGGAAAAGAATTCAAACCTTATATGAGGGTCTCCATTCCTCGTTTGCTCTGGTCTGCTAAAATTGGATCATATGTCCTTGTACCTGAGAATCCTGACAATGTTGATGAATCAGACGGAAG TATGAGGGCCATGATTCTTGGAGAACGAAAGATATGGATCAAGACTAAGGTCCTGGAGGAGAAAGTTGCAGCTTGTAAAGGGCTGTATTTACTTGCTGATGAGTTGAAGGAAGGACTTTCTGTATGGATCGAAGAG GTTGCTCAGACTTTAGTTCCATTTCTCAACTTTCAACTCAACGAAGAGATTCGAAGAGTTGCTGCTTCAGGTATTTACACATCAATGTTCCATGAGAAAGAAGGCAGAATTCTGCAAGTTAAAACTAATGCTCAGGATAGATTGCAGATTTCCTGA
- the LOC118030245 gene encoding uncharacterized protein, with protein MVEEAGMFMVHQTIGSVLCCKCGIPMQPNAANMCVKCLRSEVDITEGLKKNVILVHCPECDTYLDPPSTRIRAQLESRELMAFCLKKLKLKSAGVILVNAEFIWTEPHSKRIKLRVRVQKEVLHGAIIEQAYVIEYVQQEQMCDSCTRVQANPDQWVAGVQLRQHVAHRRTFFYLEQLILKHDAAARAIKIKQMDHGIDFFFANRSHGVKFVDFVGKVAPVKSRTDKQLVSHDSKSNNYNYKHTFSVEISPICREDLVCLPPRVAVSLGNLGPLVICSKVTNSIALLDPFTLRHCFLDADQYWRTPFKSLLTSRQLVEYIVFDVDFVSPEVNIGGSRYALADATVARMSDFGKNDTMFNIKTHLGHILKPGDYALGYDLHGANSNDMELDKYKNLVIPEAILVKKSYEEKRQRKRGKPRSWKLKSLNMEVDDTRARGDQEKMNSEYEQFLRDLEENPELRFNVSLYRNKEYQPSEMASVTDGEDIPSIPLEELLADLEINDAEDEDEGMRE; from the coding sequence ATGGTTGAAGAAGCAGGCATGTTTATGGTTCATCAAACAATTGGAAGTGTTTTGTGTTGCAAATGTGGTATTCCTATGCAACCAAATGCTGCTAATATGTGTGTTAAGTGTTTGCGCTCTGAAGTTGACATCACTGAAGGTCTAAAGAAGAATGTAATTCTTGTACATTGCCCGGAGTGTGATACCTACTTGGATCCACCTAGTACACGGATTAGGGCCCAACTGGAATCGAGGGAGTTGATGGCATTTTGTCTgaagaagttgaaattgaaGTCTGCAGGAGTTATTTTGGTAAATGCGGAATTTATTTGGACTGAACCACATTCCAAGAGGATCAAGCTCCGAGTGAGAGTTCAGAAGGAGGTCCTTCATGGTGCAATAATTGAACAAGCATATGTTATTGAGTATGTTCAGCAGGAACAAATGTGTGATTCTTGCACAAGAGTTCAGGCCAACCCTGATCAGTGGGTTGCTGGTGTCCAGCTCCGgcaacatgttgctcatagaagaACTTTCTTTTACTTGGAGCAGCTGATTTTGAAGCATGATGCTGCTGCCCGTGCcattaaaataaagcaaatggATCATggtattgattttttctttgcaaatcgTAGCCATGGTGTTAAATTTGTTGACTTTGTGGGTAAAGTAGCTCCAGTAAAGAGTCGCACTGACAAGCAACTTGTTTCCCATGATAGTAAGAGCAACAACTATAATTACAAACATACTTTCTCTGTTGAAATCTCTCCAATTTGCCGTGAGGATTTAGTCTGCTTGCCTCCAAGGGTTGCTGTTAGCTTGGGGAATCTAGGTCCTCTTGTGATCTGCTCGAAAGTGACAAATAGCATTGCTTTGTTAGATCCTTTCACCCTGAGACACTGCTTCTTGGATGCAGACCAGTACTGGAGAACACCCTTTAAGTCTCTTCTCACTAGCAGGCAACTTGTGGAGTATATTGTATTTGATGTGGACTTTGTTTCCCCCGAAGTTAATATTGGCGGGTCTAGATATGCTCTCGCTGATGCCACTGTTGCTCGCATGTCAGATTTTGGGAAGAATGATACCATGTTCAACATAAAAACACACCTGGGGCATATTTTGAAGCCTGGTGATTATGCTCTTGGTTATGATTTACATGGAGCTAACAGTAATGACATGGAGCTTGACAAGTACAAAAATCTAGTCATTCCAGAAGCAATTTTGGTAAAGAAAAGCTATGAAGAGAAGCGCCAGAGGAAACGAGGGAAGCCTCGTTCCTGGAAGCTAAAGTCCCTCAATATGGAGGTTGATGACACGAGAGCTAGAGGTGACCAAGAGAAGATGAACTCAGAGTATGAACAGTTCCTGAGAGATCTGGAAGAGAACCCGGAGTTGAGGTTCAATGTATCATTGTATCGTAACAAAGAATATCAGCCTTCTGAGATGGCATCTGTGACTGATGGGGAAGATATACCTTCCATTCCTCTAGAGGAGTTGCTTGCTGATCTTGAGATAAATGACGCGGAAGATGAGGATGAAGGTATGAGGGAATGA
- the LOC118052022 gene encoding dnaJ protein ERDJ2A — FISVQTELLIQAQLNRESADLPPALLGDFRRVLELAPRLLEELMKMAVIPRTSQGHGWLRPATGVVELSQCIIQAVPLSARKATGGSTEGIAPFLQLPHFTESVVKKIARKKVRTFEDFHDMTLQERAEVLQQVAGFSSAEVQDVEMVLEMMPSVTVEVRCETEGEEGIQEGDIVTLHAWITLKRANGLVGALPHAPSFPFHKEENFWFLLADAASNDVWFSQKVNFMDEAAAITGASKTIEDTMEGSGASVRETSAAVREAVEKVRGGSRLVMGKFPAPAEGNYNLTCYCLCDSWIGCDKKTSKKVKVLKRTRAGTRGGLVSEEGLIAEDGIEEEEENEEEEYDDDYESEYSEDEEDEKDTKKKGPVANGKVQKKGSSSESSGSDEE; from the exons TTCATTTCTGTTCAGACAGAGTTGTTAATCCAGGCTCAGTTAAATCGGGAATCAGCAGACTTGCCACCAGCTTTGTTAGGAGATTTCAGACGTGTACTAGAACTTGCACCTCGCCTTCTTGAAGAATTGATGAAG ATGGCTGTTATACCACGAACTTCCCAGGGACATGGATGGCTGAGACCTGCAACTGGGGTTGTTGAACTCTCTCAATGTATTATTCAG GCTGTTCCTCTCAGTGCAAGGAAGGCAACAGGTGGGTCCACAGAAGGGATTGCACCCTTTTTGCAGCTGCCACATTTTACTGAGAGTGTTGTCAAGAAGATAGCACGCAAG AAAGTGAGAACATTTGAGGATTTTCATGACATGACTCTGCAAGAGCGCGCAGAGGTGCTTCAGCAAGTAGCTGGATTTTCCTCAGCTGAAGTACAAGATGTTGAAATGGTATTGGAAATGATGCCTTCTGTAACAGTCGAGGTTAGATGTGAGACTGAAGGTGAAGAGGGGATACAAGAGGGTGACATTGTTACTTTACATGCTTGGATAACACTCAAACGTGCTAATGGCCTAGTCGGTGCACTTCCCCATGCACCCAGCTTCCCATTTCACAAGGAAGAAAATTTCTGGTTTCTGCTTGCAGATGCGGCCTCAAATGATGTTTGGTTTTCCCAAAAGGTAAATTTTATGGATGAAGCTGCAGCTATAACTGGTGCTTCCAAGACAATTGAGGATACAATGGAGGGTTCAGGAGCAAGTGTTAGAGAGACTAGTGCAGCGGTTAGAGAAGCAGTAGAGAAGGTGCGGGGTGGCTCTAGGTTAGTGATGGGCAAGTTCCCTGCCCCAGCAGAGGGCAATTACAATTTGACCTGTTACTGCTTGTGCGACTCCTGGATCGGTTGTGACAAGAAGACGAGCAAGAAGGTTAAAGTTCTGAAACGAACACGGGCTGGCACTCGGGGTGGTTTGGTATCTGAAGAAGGACTCATTGCAGAGGATGGAATTGAGGAGGAAGAGgagaatgaagaagaagagtatGACGATGATTATGAGAGTGAGTATAGCGAAGACGAGGAAGATGAAAAGGATACGAAAAAGAAGGGCCCCGTTGCTAATGGCAAAGTGCAGAAAAAAGGCTCAAGCTCAGAGAGTTCAGGTTCAGACGAGGAATGA